Proteins from a genomic interval of Oceanispirochaeta crateris:
- a CDS encoding metallophosphoesterase translates to MAENLLVNSIIQENLEKTYTRAQRLKIDNKSKIIVLSDFHLGSGKSRDEFKKNARLIKTVLKEWYLPKGYILILNGDIEELHRLRLPTVSRAWEELYEIFLEFKKGPGLYKILGNHDSNIPGIRKNGRCNAEIEVNSSLLPSLILEYDEYEMMVLHGHQASLYNSPFRHKMNKFFLRYMAHPLHINNIKRNFLSDKPLKAEQRIFDFARNKGIVTLTGHTHRALFEGHSEEEYLKIRIDKMIRDYMKKEEPKEELRAAISNTAKILQKLIENEDYKSRGSIYDPLSVSCLFNSGTVIHKFGATGIEIQGGKIYLTAWFDKSNTQSRVFLFDPTRFPMKAHPWIQNHTLKSDDLDYIFTRLSLLTDKKTRNH, encoded by the coding sequence ATGGCAGAAAACCTGTTAGTAAACTCAATCATACAAGAAAACCTCGAAAAAACATATACCCGCGCCCAGCGCTTGAAGATTGATAATAAGAGCAAAATCATAGTTCTCAGTGATTTTCATCTGGGCAGTGGCAAGAGCAGAGACGAGTTTAAAAAGAATGCCCGCCTGATCAAAACCGTCTTAAAAGAGTGGTACCTTCCAAAAGGTTATATCCTCATACTAAATGGAGATATAGAAGAACTTCATCGTCTCAGACTTCCGACTGTCAGCAGGGCCTGGGAAGAACTTTACGAAATTTTCCTGGAATTTAAAAAAGGTCCCGGCCTTTATAAGATTCTGGGGAACCATGACAGCAATATCCCGGGGATACGGAAGAACGGCCGCTGCAATGCCGAGATAGAAGTGAACTCCTCTCTACTCCCGTCTCTGATTCTGGAGTATGATGAATATGAAATGATGGTCCTTCATGGCCACCAGGCCTCACTATACAACTCTCCTTTCCGGCATAAGATGAATAAGTTTTTTTTACGCTATATGGCCCATCCCCTCCATATCAATAATATAAAAAGAAACTTCCTCAGCGATAAACCTCTGAAGGCAGAACAGAGAATCTTCGATTTTGCTCGAAACAAAGGGATTGTGACCCTCACCGGTCATACCCACAGGGCTCTGTTCGAAGGACACTCTGAAGAGGAGTACCTGAAGATAAGAATAGACAAAATGATTCGGGATTATATGAAAAAGGAAGAGCCTAAGGAAGAACTGAGAGCAGCCATCTCAAATACGGCAAAGATTCTACAAAAACTAATTGAAAATGAAGATTATAAAAGCAGGGGAAGCATCTATGATCCCCTCTCTGTGTCCTGCCTGTTTAATTCGGGTACGGTTATCCATAAATTTGGTGCCACAGGCATTGAAATCCAGGGAGGTAAGATTTATCTGACAGCCTGGTTTGACAAAAGCAATACCCAAAGTCGCGTTTTTCTGTTTGATCCGACCCGATTTCCCATGAAGGCACACCCCTGGATTCAGAACCATACCCTCAAATCTGATGATTTAGACTATATTTTTACACGCCTGAGCCTACTGACAGACAAGAAAACAAGAAACCACTGA
- a CDS encoding adenylate/guanylate cyclase domain-containing protein: MPQNLLPYFKKNLKSLEILISDTESLIHHSVNRNGSSGSGLIQSFSRIHNLSGFLNLMNISRLSFLGGLFITQKASTRKTLSGTERSLLLTLMKQIHQIFDSISLAEDYGSFVTPSRKMIYPGVERVNEEALKWTILRFSREGVHLPAHFPLRPLSMEKTAGGEWDLTVPDPVFRQAGRGEYLSVAYIDLVLWNDPLTLVENLREWKQRGILQFHGPLELPLEDETDPPALPYYLIIKTTEPPERFWENQRIPVRMLTTLSGPDQKIKLVATAEPSDKKLDYNPDENLELDEQTLLFHPEDVTELEFPIPQPSEKLPGPEDIDELTESNMEPIDQRKNNEPGTTIKYPIGIKMIIITSLIIVLALTGMIVLATYFFLQDSQVRIEESNLKISETIASQIEESLIAIGNSASLLLLGVGNNETADEINYKNYYFRSERHTLLAGIPEEDRLFFNENLMAELDVSESFIRSVVADHSEQIRLAQGGTPSVFNVSTYFGIPVLGITVPYKQEQGIKTLFILTDIRSTLQRAVQSRGITSTFIVDSAGNLIAHPDKTILVSAVNLGDLTIVKELFSSAVNTGQIRYTQDEETYFGSYKKVSFGRLGIITTVPEQLAFEAIFRIQRRNILLMIMFVALAILIIYYYSKSLSVPLRNLVSATRAIEDGNYTLDLKPKTRDEIGVLTRAFVNMGMGLEEKERIKDAFGRFVNKEMAEMAEKGEILLGGEIKRATIFFSDIRSFTAISEQLTPGEVVTFLNEYMTLMVDCVNQTKGSVDKYIGDAIMAIWGTPISYGNDAENAINGALLMRTALRKFNQDRGGDRKPIIKIGCGLNSGDVLAGQIGSKDRMEYTVIGDAVNLASRIEALNKPMGSDILISQGTADMVEGIFDLVPMNKIMVKGKSEPQQIYAVLGRMDDPDRPRSMKELRDKIGITGDFDNIASVNMEKEEVKYEIMD; encoded by the coding sequence ATGCCTCAGAATTTACTACCCTATTTCAAAAAGAACCTGAAGAGTCTGGAGATTCTGATCTCCGACACAGAATCCCTGATTCACCATTCTGTAAACAGAAACGGGTCCTCAGGCTCCGGACTGATTCAGTCTTTTTCAAGAATACACAACCTGTCCGGTTTTTTGAACTTGATGAACATAAGCCGTCTGAGCTTTTTGGGAGGCCTGTTTATAACTCAAAAAGCATCCACCAGAAAAACACTCTCTGGAACAGAACGATCTTTATTGCTGACACTGATGAAACAGATTCACCAGATTTTTGACAGCATAAGCCTGGCAGAAGACTATGGAAGTTTCGTGACTCCTTCAAGGAAAATGATTTATCCCGGAGTTGAAAGAGTCAATGAAGAGGCTTTGAAATGGACCATCCTCAGATTCAGCAGAGAGGGAGTCCATCTCCCCGCCCATTTTCCACTAAGGCCCCTTTCAATGGAAAAAACAGCCGGTGGAGAGTGGGATCTGACGGTTCCCGATCCTGTATTCCGACAAGCAGGTAGGGGCGAATACCTCTCAGTAGCCTATATTGATCTTGTCCTATGGAATGATCCTCTGACCTTAGTTGAGAATCTAAGAGAGTGGAAACAAAGAGGCATCCTCCAGTTTCACGGCCCTCTGGAACTCCCCTTAGAAGATGAGACCGATCCGCCGGCCCTCCCCTACTACTTGATTATAAAGACGACGGAACCCCCGGAAAGATTCTGGGAAAACCAGAGGATTCCCGTCAGAATGCTCACGACACTCTCAGGACCGGATCAAAAAATCAAACTCGTTGCTACAGCTGAACCTTCAGATAAGAAACTCGATTACAATCCGGATGAGAATCTGGAGCTGGATGAACAAACCCTTCTGTTTCATCCCGAGGATGTGACAGAGCTCGAGTTTCCTATCCCTCAACCCTCGGAAAAACTTCCGGGACCGGAGGACATTGATGAGCTGACAGAGTCCAATATGGAGCCTATCGATCAGCGTAAAAATAATGAACCGGGAACAACAATCAAATATCCTATCGGGATCAAGATGATCATCATCACCTCCCTGATCATTGTTTTGGCTTTGACCGGGATGATTGTCCTAGCCACATATTTTTTCCTCCAAGATAGCCAGGTTAGAATAGAAGAGAGCAACCTCAAAATATCAGAAACCATTGCCAGCCAGATAGAAGAAAGCCTTATTGCCATTGGAAACAGTGCCTCCCTCCTGCTTTTGGGAGTAGGAAACAACGAAACTGCCGATGAAATCAATTACAAAAACTATTACTTTAGAAGTGAAAGACACACACTTCTGGCGGGAATCCCCGAGGAAGACAGACTCTTTTTCAATGAAAATCTTATGGCCGAGCTGGATGTTTCAGAATCCTTCATACGCAGCGTTGTTGCCGACCATTCTGAGCAGATCCGTCTTGCCCAGGGGGGCACCCCTTCGGTCTTCAATGTCTCAACCTATTTTGGAATACCTGTTTTGGGGATCACTGTTCCCTACAAGCAGGAACAAGGAATCAAGACTCTTTTTATTCTGACCGATATCAGGAGTACTCTCCAAAGGGCAGTGCAGTCCCGTGGAATCACCAGCACCTTCATCGTTGATTCCGCAGGAAATCTTATTGCTCATCCGGATAAAACTATCCTTGTCTCAGCTGTGAACCTGGGAGACCTAACCATCGTAAAAGAACTATTCTCTTCCGCTGTAAACACGGGACAGATTCGATACACCCAGGATGAGGAGACGTATTTCGGTTCCTACAAGAAGGTGTCCTTTGGCCGCCTGGGAATCATCACAACAGTTCCGGAACAGCTGGCTTTTGAAGCTATTTTTAGAATTCAACGCCGTAATATCCTCCTGATGATCATGTTTGTAGCCCTGGCTATTCTCATCATTTACTACTACTCAAAATCTCTTTCTGTGCCCTTAAGAAATCTTGTCAGCGCTACCCGGGCCATTGAAGATGGAAACTATACTCTGGATCTGAAACCCAAAACCCGGGATGAAATAGGTGTGCTCACCCGCGCCTTTGTGAACATGGGAATGGGTCTTGAAGAAAAAGAGAGGATCAAGGATGCTTTCGGACGGTTTGTAAACAAGGAAATGGCCGAGATGGCCGAAAAAGGGGAGATTCTGCTGGGTGGAGAAATCAAACGGGCGACCATTTTCTTTTCGGATATCCGTTCCTTTACTGCCATTTCAGAGCAACTGACCCCTGGTGAAGTTGTTACCTTCTTAAATGAGTATATGACCCTCATGGTAGATTGCGTTAACCAAACAAAGGGATCTGTAGACAAATATATCGGCGATGCCATCATGGCCATTTGGGGAACTCCCATTTCCTATGGAAACGATGCAGAAAATGCAATTAACGGAGCTCTGTTGATGAGAACGGCTCTCCGGAAGTTCAATCAGGACCGGGGAGGCGACAGAAAACCGATCATAAAGATTGGCTGCGGACTAAACAGCGGGGATGTCCTGGCCGGCCAGATAGGCTCTAAGGACAGAATGGAATATACGGTAATAGGTGATGCTGTGAACCTGGCCTCCCGAATTGAAGCGCTGAACAAACCCATGGGATCGGATATTTTGATCTCCCAGGGAACAGCCGATATGGTGGAAGGAATATTTGACTTGGTCCCCATGAATAAAATTATGGTCAAAGGAAAATCGGAACCTCAGCAGATTTATGCCGTCCTGGGCAGAATGGATGACCCGGACAGACCCAGATCAATGAAAGAACTCAGAGATAAAATCGGAATAACCGGCGATTTTGACAATATCGCCAGTGTAAACATGGAGAAAGAAGAAGTTAAATATGAGATCATGGATTAA
- a CDS encoding FecR family protein, whose amino-acid sequence MRSWIKDILLTLLLGSIFLWAGREFYKDLNSQISNEGGEIIGETTFIENGAQRKFAGRALWGEMETSSPIYNYDSLRTINDSQVTIKLLDGTEITLDANSYIVLEWGEEARNIEFLGGNISAASNGSDSKLQIKSEDTVIALNKANVTLNKEEGQGINLSVDAGSIGITVDGETTDVAENFRASISDGVRVEQDAVKLKYPSNNRLIVTTSAAIPMNFSWEQILPLNKARLEIAEYKDFTHFSEYELESGDTSFTINTLPGTYYWRISGSFPDGTAYASPANRMVIIRDNAPILQVPGMDERFEYRNSPPELAFSWEASSLANESHLQVAQDEEFTDMVVEIQGQNNFQTIRELSEGTYYWRILPEYTSADIVAYSSPAVRRFQINRIDTLAPPRLILPENDEKVNPLKTKSGLRFSWKPDREIGSYRILISSDAEMNTPLIDTWLNRNSYLMADLPPAGNYYWQVEGLDRENKAVPPSEVRSFTVMDSILSVTPLKPVDNGLSIVDSFDNFRFSWDSTMDGPFKVEVFRNTLGAQPLITQISESDTLNLVLPGEGDYIWQISAIDDEENILLLSNQASFKVVQRLQPPGIILPGEGSVQSLLGSNALMIRWQPVPGASAYSATLIPRNSAYPSIIHESSPETFWSISDKKDLRPGEYTLQVQAHNLMEGGIINSSLSATRSFFLDRVVDYGAPILTYPARNQQISQLTLVDQKPSFRWTQSPLLAKQKIRLSRDPDFQTLILDEELTTQSRTVPELEPGTYYVQIQGEDNLGNRSPDSAIYPFIVNSVPDLPGMQMFSPQTGQVLDMESQNQLDFSWVAVPRVSYYRIALYEEDSLKALFKEDKWETTKYTFNKLEDLDVGRFRFEIQAVRERNNQIFQESPVLSVPFELTLPEITEIPDILSPERQYAH is encoded by the coding sequence ATGAGATCATGGATTAAAGACATACTCCTCACTCTTCTTCTGGGTTCCATTTTTCTCTGGGCGGGAAGAGAATTTTACAAAGATCTCAATAGTCAGATAAGCAATGAAGGGGGTGAAATCATCGGGGAGACCACCTTCATAGAAAATGGAGCACAGCGTAAATTCGCCGGCAGGGCTCTCTGGGGAGAAATGGAAACAAGTTCGCCGATCTACAATTATGACAGTCTCAGAACCATAAACGATTCCCAGGTTACTATAAAACTCTTGGATGGCACAGAGATTACCCTGGATGCCAACAGCTACATCGTTCTGGAGTGGGGAGAAGAAGCCAGGAATATTGAGTTCTTAGGTGGTAATATATCCGCCGCCAGCAATGGAAGCGATTCAAAGCTGCAGATAAAATCAGAAGACACGGTCATAGCCCTCAACAAAGCCAATGTCACCCTGAATAAAGAGGAAGGTCAGGGAATCAATCTTTCTGTGGACGCAGGGAGCATCGGCATTACTGTGGACGGGGAAACAACGGATGTTGCAGAAAATTTCAGGGCCAGTATCAGCGACGGAGTCCGGGTGGAACAGGATGCGGTTAAGTTAAAATATCCCTCCAATAACCGCCTGATTGTCACGACCTCTGCGGCGATCCCCATGAACTTTAGCTGGGAACAGATTTTGCCTCTGAATAAGGCCCGCCTGGAAATTGCAGAGTACAAAGACTTCACCCATTTCAGTGAATATGAGCTGGAAAGTGGCGATACATCATTCACCATCAATACCCTCCCGGGAACCTATTATTGGAGGATCAGCGGCTCATTTCCAGACGGAACCGCCTATGCGAGTCCGGCGAATAGGATGGTCATTATCAGGGACAATGCACCGATCCTGCAGGTCCCCGGTATGGATGAGAGATTTGAGTACCGGAATAGCCCTCCCGAACTTGCATTCTCTTGGGAAGCATCATCATTGGCCAATGAATCCCATCTTCAAGTCGCCCAAGATGAGGAATTTACAGATATGGTTGTAGAGATTCAGGGGCAGAATAATTTCCAGACCATCCGGGAGTTGAGTGAAGGGACCTATTATTGGAGGATACTACCCGAATACACATCCGCCGACATAGTCGCCTACTCCTCTCCGGCAGTGAGACGTTTTCAAATAAACAGAATTGACACACTGGCCCCTCCCCGGCTGATTCTTCCCGAAAATGATGAAAAGGTGAATCCTCTCAAGACCAAAAGCGGTCTCCGGTTCAGCTGGAAACCCGACAGGGAAATTGGAAGCTATCGTATCCTCATCTCTTCCGATGCCGAAATGAATACCCCTCTCATCGACACATGGCTAAACAGGAACTCCTATCTGATGGCAGATCTTCCTCCTGCAGGAAATTATTACTGGCAGGTGGAGGGACTGGACAGGGAGAATAAAGCCGTTCCTCCCTCAGAAGTCAGAAGTTTTACGGTCATGGACTCCATTCTTTCTGTAACCCCCTTGAAGCCCGTCGATAATGGCCTGAGTATAGTGGACAGCTTTGATAATTTCCGATTTTCCTGGGACAGTACCATGGATGGCCCCTTCAAGGTGGAAGTATTCAGAAATACACTGGGAGCGCAACCACTGATCACTCAAATCTCCGAGTCCGACACATTGAACCTCGTACTCCCAGGAGAAGGAGATTACATCTGGCAGATATCTGCAATAGATGACGAAGAAAACATTCTTCTCTTAAGCAATCAAGCCTCATTCAAGGTAGTTCAACGACTCCAGCCACCGGGGATCATACTTCCAGGAGAAGGATCGGTACAGTCCCTTTTGGGATCAAACGCTTTGATGATCCGTTGGCAGCCCGTCCCAGGAGCCTCGGCCTACAGCGCCACATTGATACCCCGGAATTCAGCTTACCCATCCATTATTCATGAATCTTCTCCTGAGACCTTCTGGAGTATTTCAGACAAAAAAGATTTGAGACCCGGAGAATACACCCTGCAGGTTCAAGCCCATAACCTCATGGAAGGGGGAATCATCAACAGCAGTCTCAGCGCCACCAGATCCTTCTTCCTGGATAGAGTCGTGGACTATGGTGCCCCGATTCTGACCTACCCCGCAAGGAATCAGCAGATTTCCCAGTTGACACTGGTAGACCAGAAACCTTCCTTCCGCTGGACACAAAGCCCTCTTCTGGCAAAACAGAAAATCCGGCTCTCCAGAGACCCGGATTTTCAGACTCTGATTTTAGATGAAGAATTGACCACCCAGTCTAGAACCGTCCCGGAACTGGAACCCGGAACCTACTATGTTCAGATCCAGGGAGAAGACAATCTGGGAAACAGATCTCCCGACTCCGCAATCTATCCATTTATTGTGAACTCCGTCCCCGATCTGCCGGGTATGCAGATGTTCAGCCCTCAAACAGGACAGGTCTTAGATATGGAATCACAAAATCAGTTGGATTTCAGCTGGGTAGCCGTGCCGAGAGTCAGTTACTACCGTATTGCCCTGTATGAAGAGGACTCGTTGAAGGCCTTATTCAAGGAAGATAAGTGGGAGACAACAAAGTATACTTTCAATAAACTGGAAGACCTTGATGTGGGACGCTTTCGATTTGAGATTCAGGCTGTGAGAGAAAGGAATAATCAGATTTTTCAGGAGAGTCCTGTATTATCCGTACCCTTTGAACTGACACTACCCGAAATTACAGAGATACCCGATATTCTTTCACCGGAGCGACAGTATGCCCATTAA
- the nudC gene encoding NAD(+) diphosphatase, protein MEFMPRFEPDKKTKGQRWLLFASNEQYMAVDSTGNPFLGDVPTDGNALEVYLGSLDGFNLSSLSFDDQIPLPDHCVWVSFRDGYRTLEPLVQYPVSRGKLLQEWRRTHRFCGSCGSRTVLSEKEHVQKCPSCGDSWYPRTAPAIIVRITSGKKVLLAHNAHFPEGLFSNIAGFVDPGETLEQAIDREVFEEVGLKVQNIRYFGSQSWPMPHSLMLGFTAETLNEDTPIPDGEEITEARWFTPETLPDIPGPGSIAGRMLLDYLSEAKSSSDRG, encoded by the coding sequence ATGGAATTTATGCCCCGTTTTGAACCGGATAAAAAGACAAAAGGTCAACGCTGGCTCTTGTTCGCAAGCAATGAACAATACATGGCGGTCGATTCCACAGGCAATCCTTTTCTTGGGGATGTTCCGACGGATGGAAATGCTTTGGAGGTTTATCTGGGGAGTCTCGATGGGTTTAATTTAAGCAGTCTTTCCTTTGACGATCAGATTCCTCTACCCGATCATTGTGTGTGGGTTAGCTTTAGGGATGGATACCGCACTCTTGAACCTCTGGTCCAATATCCGGTCAGCCGGGGGAAATTGCTTCAGGAGTGGCGAAGAACTCATCGTTTCTGCGGTTCCTGCGGCTCCAGGACTGTGTTATCAGAGAAAGAACATGTTCAGAAATGTCCCTCCTGCGGTGACAGTTGGTACCCCAGGACAGCCCCGGCCATCATTGTTCGTATAACCTCTGGAAAAAAAGTCTTGTTGGCCCATAACGCTCACTTTCCCGAAGGCCTTTTTTCCAATATCGCAGGATTTGTAGACCCTGGTGAAACTCTGGAACAAGCCATAGACCGGGAGGTTTTTGAGGAGGTGGGACTGAAGGTTCAGAACATCAGATATTTCGGTTCCCAGTCCTGGCCGATGCCCCATTCTCTGATGCTGGGATTTACGGCGGAAACCCTGAATGAGGATACTCCCATTCCAGATGGAGAGGAAATTACAGAGGCCCGCTGGTTTACTCCCGAGACGTTACCCGATATTCCCGGGCCGGGGAGTATTGCCGGAAGAATGCTTCTGGATTACCTCTCAGAAGCGAAATCCTCCTCTGATCGTGGGTGA
- a CDS encoding HPr family phosphocarrier protein has translation MQTIDNQTFKISIAEDLQDLLSISAGLGQVNPEEVSRPLLGRLNLESSRCEELLDSYGAQQNTLWSPLRKITAVIKAFSRVAYSLLHIKNAIPSYNLVALDDNFVEATENMIKSVYHILEKACLEICKLNKSLDINPVIKPMNSYRFGENEVSGCLDPDRVRKASEFPGKTAVYLATSFLNLAEESILLKIYKKLNEDEYSSAIPEEVSEEKLRLLENKFHNLQSLYDTYLSGSDVAQKDPSLPVLRGHISVVYHLLECATNLTHYYERHSMYFHEDTVLEAPVMDKVLLTYLMQYFIAFPERYILTSQKLCKEILKHYAEMGSIEVPIPNYRGFHVRPSTLIAKIVVHYGSDVTMMLGSNEYNASMPLELFRANEEINQVKRKSVSECLVNHKLIAQDINAEYDTPLMKKILRIVFLDLLEKQKIMIYDNNFSFDDLTPLENETLGEFAKRGIALYLAMGKIDIISDTTVTFKGDKRVLQDLETLANHGYGEDKFGNNIVLPASLSYLRR, from the coding sequence ATGCAAACAATAGATAATCAGACCTTTAAAATTTCCATTGCAGAAGATCTGCAGGATCTACTGTCCATTTCTGCAGGGCTGGGTCAAGTCAATCCAGAAGAGGTAAGCAGACCCCTCTTGGGTCGTCTCAATCTTGAATCATCTCGTTGCGAAGAACTGCTCGATTCCTACGGGGCGCAGCAGAATACCCTGTGGAGTCCCTTAAGAAAAATTACAGCTGTCATCAAGGCCTTTTCCAGGGTGGCCTATAGCCTTTTACACATTAAGAATGCAATTCCTTCATACAATCTTGTGGCTCTGGATGACAACTTCGTAGAAGCGACAGAAAATATGATCAAATCTGTGTATCATATTTTAGAAAAAGCCTGTTTGGAAATTTGCAAGCTCAACAAGTCTCTGGACATCAATCCAGTGATCAAACCAATGAACAGCTACCGTTTTGGAGAAAATGAAGTCTCAGGGTGCCTCGATCCTGATAGAGTACGTAAAGCATCTGAATTCCCGGGAAAGACAGCTGTCTATCTGGCAACATCCTTTTTGAACCTGGCGGAAGAAAGCATTCTTTTGAAAATCTATAAGAAATTGAATGAAGATGAGTATAGTTCTGCCATTCCGGAAGAAGTATCAGAAGAAAAGTTGCGACTCCTGGAGAATAAGTTTCACAACCTCCAGTCTCTCTATGATACATACTTATCCGGTTCGGATGTGGCTCAAAAAGATCCCAGCCTTCCCGTCTTACGGGGCCATATCTCCGTGGTCTATCATCTGCTGGAATGCGCTACAAACCTGACCCATTATTACGAGCGACACAGTATGTATTTTCATGAAGATACAGTTCTGGAAGCGCCCGTCATGGATAAGGTTCTTCTGACCTACCTGATGCAGTACTTCATTGCCTTCCCGGAACGATATATTCTGACATCTCAAAAACTCTGCAAAGAAATACTTAAGCATTATGCCGAAATGGGCTCCATTGAAGTTCCCATTCCAAACTATCGGGGCTTCCATGTCAGGCCATCCACTCTGATTGCCAAAATAGTGGTTCATTACGGAAGTGATGTCACCATGATGCTGGGTAGCAATGAATATAATGCCTCAATGCCTCTGGAACTCTTCAGGGCCAATGAAGAAATCAACCAGGTGAAGCGTAAGAGTGTATCCGAATGTCTGGTGAATCATAAGCTCATTGCCCAGGATATCAATGCCGAGTATGACACACCCCTGATGAAGAAGATACTCAGGATTGTTTTTCTCGATCTTCTTGAGAAACAGAAGATCATGATCTACGACAATAATTTTTCCTTTGACGATTTGACCCCTCTTGAAAATGAGACATTGGGGGAGTTTGCCAAGCGGGGCATAGCCCTCTACCTGGCCATGGGAAAAATAGACATCATCAGCGATACGACTGTGACCTTCAAGGGAGATAAAAGGGTTCTTCAAGACCTAGAAACCCTAGCAAACCATGGATACGGAGAAGACAAGTTTGGAAACAACATTGTCCTCCCCGCATCACTTTCCTACCTGAGAAGATGA
- a CDS encoding porin family protein — translation MPIKLKMMVLCLFIAVSLSLQAQNLDKQLVEQELTWRAIEGAWGYEVVIREGDTEIINTQIQEAQFNFSLPPGEYEFTIRTLNKFKKPVNSTDWKPLIIVEALQPVIRNFTPQKEFLKSNGDLVLNADVYQVKEETQFILLSSKNNEISGTMRALEKEKVEIAFPMSALEPGEYVLSARDPSGLEDKASIIPLTLLPIIKPKIEDLNLYRIQQQQVYTDIEITGRNFDEGSQVKITRQGQEFLPYELERKSPELLIMSIITGDNPPGRYSLKVINPSGESDTKENSFFMEEAPAMEEIQYTPPAETSELLGGISFVAVAEQSHGESDPLFPGFVLKARQDLVNSRFWSSPGLRPLGVELFLDSSHLEYKNAPFLYHQLYMGLSVYYRIKLAGKWTLIPKLGIGVSTLWVNEEGLLGELVQGDSGYSGISGLSLQRELKSGWFMEGGIDYRETRYTGGYFNTFHTWLAGGLRF, via the coding sequence ATGCCCATTAAATTAAAAATGATGGTTCTATGTCTTTTCATTGCCGTCTCTTTGAGCCTTCAGGCCCAGAACTTAGACAAGCAACTGGTAGAACAAGAACTGACCTGGAGAGCCATAGAGGGTGCTTGGGGCTATGAAGTGGTCATCCGGGAAGGTGACACGGAAATTATCAACACACAAATTCAAGAAGCTCAGTTCAATTTTTCTCTTCCTCCGGGAGAGTATGAATTCACTATCCGGACCCTCAATAAATTTAAAAAACCTGTAAACTCTACGGATTGGAAGCCCCTGATCATTGTGGAGGCTCTTCAACCGGTCATTCGAAATTTTACCCCGCAGAAAGAGTTCCTGAAATCAAATGGAGATCTTGTACTGAATGCCGATGTCTATCAGGTAAAAGAGGAAACACAATTTATACTCCTCTCGTCGAAAAATAATGAAATCAGCGGAACGATGAGAGCTTTAGAAAAAGAAAAGGTTGAGATAGCCTTTCCAATGAGCGCTCTTGAACCGGGGGAGTATGTTTTATCGGCACGGGACCCTTCGGGTCTGGAAGACAAGGCATCGATCATTCCTCTTACCCTCTTACCCATAATCAAACCGAAAATCGAAGACTTGAATTTGTATAGGATTCAGCAACAGCAGGTCTATACCGACATTGAAATTACCGGAAGAAACTTTGATGAAGGGAGCCAGGTTAAAATCACACGGCAGGGCCAGGAATTCTTGCCCTACGAGTTGGAGAGAAAATCACCAGAACTGCTCATCATGTCCATCATCACAGGAGACAACCCACCCGGACGGTACTCTCTGAAAGTTATAAATCCTTCTGGAGAATCTGATACTAAAGAGAACTCATTTTTTATGGAAGAAGCCCCGGCTATGGAAGAGATCCAGTACACCCCGCCAGCGGAAACATCCGAGCTTTTAGGGGGAATTTCCTTCGTAGCCGTTGCAGAGCAGAGTCACGGAGAGTCCGATCCACTGTTCCCAGGTTTTGTCCTGAAAGCCCGCCAGGATTTGGTGAATTCACGATTCTGGAGCTCCCCGGGACTGCGCCCCTTAGGGGTGGAACTTTTCTTGGACAGCTCCCACTTAGAGTACAAAAATGCTCCGTTTTTATATCATCAACTTTACATGGGGCTATCTGTATATTACCGGATAAAATTGGCCGGAAAGTGGACTCTCATCCCCAAACTGGGGATCGGAGTCTCAACCCTCTGGGTCAATGAAGAGGGCCTACTAGGAGAATTGGTTCAGGGAGATTCGGGATATTCAGGAATCAGCGGCCTGAGTCTTCAAAGAGAATTAAAATCAGGATGGTTTATGGAAGGCGGTATCGATTACAGAGAAACCCGGTACACAGGCGGATATTTCAATACTTTTCATACCTGGCTAGCAGGAGGATTACGGTTTTGA